One window of the Rhodococcus sovatensis genome contains the following:
- a CDS encoding alpha/beta-hydrolase family protein, with translation MSAQLLDSPAARRYQSPLPRRIAVPRTTTTVLVAAAVIASLAPSLLPRSSLTQAIVTGVAASLGLALSAILFRVANRVSTPSIHPRTRLIALAGGTVAILAAAMLDARWQNRLRAAMASEPTSPMHWIEVLYASISICAILVVIGVGIVRGIRRLRWTTTTVLVVVSALSGYFFVLPTAWSSFATQSASAAASMDASLSLPQSSGRSGSRDSLIDWNSLGREGRKFVAGGDDDSAVRTYVSLDADPTLPARARIAVDELQRSGGFAKSHVVVAVPTGSGWVDENAVTGIEDRFDGDVATVALQYSHQPSWVTFLFAKSEAADATSAVLDAVRTRIAELPAAARPDLYVYGQSLGSIGGSAALAGERAGICGTLWAGPPAGQVDSDTAVVLANSSDPVVRWSTELLTSPPNLDRVRVDAPMPQWIPVISYLQTTVDMVSALDAPEGHGHRYGTDQGTLLPNC, from the coding sequence ATGAGCGCTCAGCTTCTCGACTCTCCCGCCGCACGCCGATACCAGAGCCCACTACCGCGGCGCATCGCTGTACCGCGCACCACCACAACGGTTCTGGTTGCAGCCGCAGTCATAGCATCGCTCGCGCCGTCATTGTTGCCGAGGTCATCCTTGACGCAGGCGATCGTCACCGGCGTGGCCGCGTCGCTCGGCCTTGCACTCTCGGCGATCCTCTTCCGTGTGGCGAACCGAGTGTCGACGCCGTCCATACACCCGCGCACGCGCCTGATTGCACTTGCCGGAGGTACGGTCGCAATCCTTGCCGCAGCGATGCTCGACGCCCGCTGGCAGAACCGCCTCCGCGCAGCCATGGCGAGCGAGCCGACGTCGCCGATGCATTGGATCGAAGTGCTGTACGCCTCGATTTCGATCTGTGCAATTCTCGTGGTGATCGGTGTCGGAATCGTGCGGGGTATACGCAGGCTACGGTGGACCACAACTACTGTCCTGGTAGTGGTTTCGGCACTGTCGGGATATTTCTTCGTACTGCCCACGGCATGGTCTTCGTTCGCAACGCAGTCGGCTTCGGCCGCTGCGTCGATGGATGCTTCGCTGTCGCTTCCACAATCGTCCGGCAGGTCGGGCAGTCGCGACTCGCTGATCGATTGGAACAGCCTGGGACGAGAGGGCCGGAAATTCGTAGCTGGAGGTGACGACGACTCAGCGGTCCGAACCTATGTTTCGCTCGACGCCGACCCGACATTGCCGGCACGCGCCAGGATTGCCGTCGACGAACTCCAGCGTTCCGGAGGATTCGCTAAATCGCATGTTGTGGTGGCTGTTCCGACAGGATCGGGTTGGGTGGACGAGAACGCGGTGACGGGCATCGAGGATCGATTCGACGGCGACGTCGCGACAGTGGCACTCCAGTACTCGCACCAACCGAGTTGGGTGACATTCCTGTTCGCCAAGTCCGAGGCCGCCGATGCCACGAGCGCAGTGCTCGATGCGGTGCGGACTCGTATCGCCGAACTCCCGGCTGCCGCCCGACCCGATCTGTACGTCTACGGCCAAAGTCTCGGCTCGATCGGCGGCAGCGCTGCACTGGCTGGTGAACGGGCCGGGATCTGCGGCACACTATGGGCGGGCCCACCGGCCGGGCAGGTCGATTCGGATACAGCGGTCGTGCTGGCCAACTCGTCCGATCCTGTCGTCCGATGGTCGACCGAGCTGCTCACCTCACCACCGAATCTCGACCGCGTTCGCGTCGATGCTCCAATGCCGCAATGGATTCCGGTTATCAGCTACCTGCAGACGACTGTCGACATGGTGTCCGCATTGGATGCGCCGGAGGGACACGGGCACAGATACGGCACAGACCAGGGCACACTGTTGCCGAACTGCTAG
- a CDS encoding sensor histidine kinase, producing the protein MAIVVVTAILYSIALPTLHLTHDVPAPIMPVVAALAVFPFVLVRANPALGWAISAGSAVVIPVAFDRVPGYDYPWQVTHIIVLLALLLAVSMRCAVQIVGLAWISTVLLFLGFTPGDDGIGWAVALPAIVMFGLLIRWLVLSRRELAKQEEVSELERARRTILEEKAKIARDLHDVVAHHMSLVVVQAQSAPYRIADVSPAAAAEFDSIGATAREALNEIRGMLGVLRSDGVTADDAPQPSAADVPALLENSARAGVRLSWTAAGSADLVSATTGLALYRILQESLSNASRHAPGADVHVRLDYGVDVTYLEVVNGSPQERSLATHQPGTGGHGLAGMRDRAVGVSGWLDARARSDGGFEVVARLPSTASAAVVTGP; encoded by the coding sequence GTGGCGATCGTCGTTGTGACTGCGATTCTGTACTCGATCGCGTTGCCTACGCTCCACCTCACGCACGACGTGCCCGCCCCGATCATGCCGGTAGTGGCTGCCCTTGCGGTATTCCCGTTCGTACTCGTGCGCGCCAATCCCGCTCTCGGATGGGCGATTTCAGCTGGATCGGCCGTCGTCATCCCAGTGGCGTTCGATCGCGTACCAGGCTACGACTACCCCTGGCAGGTCACCCACATCATCGTATTGCTTGCGCTCCTGCTCGCGGTAAGCATGCGCTGCGCGGTGCAGATCGTCGGGCTCGCATGGATATCGACGGTTCTGCTGTTCCTGGGCTTCACTCCGGGTGACGACGGCATCGGCTGGGCCGTCGCGCTGCCCGCGATCGTGATGTTCGGGCTATTGATTCGCTGGCTCGTGCTCTCTCGTCGGGAACTGGCGAAACAGGAGGAGGTCTCCGAGCTCGAGCGCGCCCGTCGCACGATCCTGGAGGAGAAAGCCAAGATCGCTCGCGATCTACATGATGTCGTGGCGCACCACATGTCTCTCGTCGTGGTGCAGGCGCAGAGTGCGCCCTATCGGATCGCGGACGTATCACCGGCCGCTGCTGCAGAATTCGATTCCATCGGCGCTACAGCACGCGAGGCGCTGAACGAAATTCGAGGAATGCTCGGTGTTCTACGGAGCGACGGAGTCACCGCCGACGACGCACCTCAGCCCAGCGCCGCGGATGTCCCTGCGTTGCTGGAGAACAGTGCGCGCGCAGGTGTGCGCCTGAGTTGGACGGCAGCCGGTAGCGCGGATTTGGTGTCCGCAACGACGGGTCTGGCGCTGTATCGAATATTGCAGGAGTCCTTGTCGAACGCCTCGCGCCATGCCCCGGGCGCCGATGTTCACGTTCGGCTGGACTACGGGGTCGACGTCACCTATCTCGAAGTCGTCAACGGCAGTCCGCAAGAGCGCAGCCTGGCGACGCATCAACCTGGAACCGGTGGACACGGCCTGGCCGGTATGCGAGATCGCGCCGTCGGTGTGTCCGGCTGGCTCGACGCCAGGGCGCGTTCGGACGGGGGATTCGAGGTGGTCGCGCGGCTGCCGTCCACTGCTTCGGCGGCGGTTGTCACCGGACCGTAG
- a CDS encoding alpha/beta hydrolase, with protein sequence MVDWIHGALVDLAHVRIDESAPLVLTIAAVAAIVSWIVCHRRRAIGVAAVAVTIAACAAQLNANVLGYPTAAAALGHPPATLPAAGAVIEADIPGAVSGFRARPASIYLPPAYSVDPRARLPVLVLLTGQPGHVVDWFEGGHLARTMDTYAAAHDGLAPVVVVADGLGDTEANPMCMDSNLGNAFTYLSVDVPAWTKAHLQVSEDPHSWAIGGYSYGGTCALQAAVLAPTVYPTFLDISGEDEPRRGTRAESVTAAFGDDSEESKKRFDAVAPLEVMAKRTFPATAGAFVAGSEDREFQPQVLRAYDRAVSSGMDAHYRELPGGHSMDVWAPALEDEVGWLSSRMGLLN encoded by the coding sequence GTGGTCGACTGGATTCACGGCGCGCTGGTGGACCTGGCGCACGTGCGGATCGACGAATCGGCGCCGCTGGTGCTCACGATCGCAGCTGTTGCCGCGATCGTGAGCTGGATCGTGTGCCATCGGCGTCGAGCTATCGGTGTTGCGGCCGTCGCGGTGACGATTGCCGCGTGTGCGGCTCAGCTGAACGCGAACGTTCTTGGATACCCGACGGCAGCAGCGGCGCTCGGGCATCCACCCGCCACTCTGCCGGCCGCCGGGGCGGTGATCGAAGCCGACATACCGGGTGCCGTGTCCGGTTTTCGTGCGCGCCCGGCGTCGATCTACCTTCCGCCGGCCTACTCGGTCGACCCGCGCGCGCGACTGCCGGTTCTCGTGCTGCTGACCGGTCAGCCGGGGCACGTCGTCGACTGGTTCGAGGGTGGGCATCTGGCCCGGACCATGGATACCTACGCAGCAGCCCACGACGGGCTCGCCCCGGTGGTGGTCGTCGCGGACGGCCTCGGCGATACCGAGGCAAATCCGATGTGTATGGATTCCAACCTCGGGAACGCATTCACGTACTTGTCCGTCGATGTACCAGCGTGGACCAAGGCGCACCTACAGGTATCCGAGGATCCGCACTCGTGGGCGATCGGCGGCTACTCGTACGGCGGTACCTGCGCCCTGCAAGCCGCAGTTCTGGCACCGACGGTGTATCCGACGTTTCTCGATATCTCAGGTGAGGACGAGCCGCGCCGTGGAACGCGTGCAGAGTCCGTCACCGCTGCATTCGGAGACGACTCGGAGGAGTCGAAGAAGCGATTCGACGCAGTCGCTCCACTCGAGGTGATGGCGAAGCGTACGTTTCCGGCGACAGCAGGGGCATTCGTGGCGGGGAGCGAGGACCGTGAATTCCAGCCGCAGGTTCTGCGTGCATACGACAGAGCCGTCTCCTCGGGGATGGACGCACACTACCGAGAACTCCCCGGCGGTCACTCGATGGACGTGTGGGCTCCCGCGTTGGAGGACGAAGTGGGCTGGCTGAGTTCACGAATGGGACTGCTGAACTAG
- a CDS encoding response regulator transcription factor, giving the protein MAITVFIADDQAMVRQGFGALLAAQNDISVVGDADNGVAAVTEVKRLRPDVVLMDVRMPQMNGLEAARALMSAHLDPPVRILMLTTFDIDDYVYEALTIGASGFMLKDAPADELIRGVRVVAAGEALLAPSVTRRLIADVTSRRAAPRTHPSTLAVLTPREREVLELIAQGLSNTEIAASLFVAEQTVKTHVGKVLGKLGLRDRAQAVVLAYESGLVTPG; this is encoded by the coding sequence GTGGCCATCACGGTGTTCATCGCAGACGACCAGGCAATGGTTCGACAAGGATTCGGCGCGCTGCTGGCAGCGCAGAACGACATCAGCGTGGTCGGCGACGCCGACAACGGCGTCGCCGCCGTCACCGAGGTGAAGCGGCTGCGACCCGATGTCGTGCTGATGGATGTTCGCATGCCGCAGATGAACGGTCTCGAGGCGGCGCGTGCACTGATGTCCGCCCATCTCGACCCGCCGGTGCGGATTCTCATGCTCACGACGTTCGACATCGATGACTATGTCTACGAAGCGCTCACCATCGGGGCGAGTGGTTTCATGCTCAAGGATGCACCCGCCGACGAACTGATCCGGGGTGTGCGCGTCGTTGCTGCGGGGGAGGCGCTGCTCGCTCCATCGGTGACTCGAAGACTCATTGCCGACGTCACTTCGCGCCGCGCCGCGCCGCGTACTCACCCGTCGACGTTGGCGGTTCTGACCCCACGCGAACGTGAGGTTCTCGAATTGATTGCCCAAGGGCTCTCGAACACCGAGATCGCCGCGTCGTTGTTCGTTGCCGAACAGACCGTCAAGACTCACGTGGGCAAGGTTCTCGGGAAGCTCGGACTGAGAGACCGCGCACAAGCGGTCGTACTCGCGTACGAGAGCGGCCTCGTCACACCGGGATGA